AGAAGTGGCCAATCGAATAACCAGGTCGCCGCTGCACAACAACCTGTAGTACCAGCTCAACAGTTGCCAATTAATAGTAATAACAATGAGGGGGCGGAACAACAAGCAAACAGGTTTTATTCGCCTTTGGTGCGCAATATAGCCAAACAAGAAAATATAACCATAGCCGAACTCAATAATTTATCCGGAACCGGCAAAGATAACAGGGTAACAAAAAAAGATATTTTATCCTATATCGAAAACCGCAGTACTGCGCCCGTACAACAACAAAGCGCAACCACTACAACCACACCGGCAGTTAGCGCAAAATCAACAGCCCCCAATCTAACACCACCCAAGGTTGATATTAGTGGCAATGTTGAAATACAGGAAATGGACAGAATGCGCCGCCTTATTGCCGACCACATGGTAATGTCTAAACATGTAGCGCCACACGTAACCTCGTTTGTAGAGGTAGATGTTACAAATTTGGTAAATTGGCGCAATGCCGTAAAATCGAAATTTGAAAAGCGCGAAGGAGAAAAAATTACCTTTACACCTGTATTTATTGAGGCATGTGTAAAAGCCATTAAAGACTATCCGCTCATTAACTCTTCTGTTGATGGCTATAATATTGTTGTGCGCAAAGACATAAATATAGGAGTGGCTGCAGCGTTACCAACCGGCAATTTAATTGTTCCGGTAATTAAGGCAGCCGACCGTATGAATTTATTAGGTCTGACAAAAAACTTAAATGATTTGGCCAACCGCGCCCGAAAAAACCAATTAAAACCCGAAGAAATCCAAGGCGGAACCTTTACGCTTACAAACGTAGGTGGCTTTGGCAGTTTGATGGGAACGCCCATTATTAACCAACCACAAGTAGCTATTTTGGCGACGGGCAGCATCCGGAAAAAGCCCGCCGTTTTAGAAACTGAACACGGAGACGTAATTGCAATCAGGCACATGATGATGATGTCTTTATCTTACGACCACCGTATTGTTGACGGCGCTTTAGGTAGTTCGTTTTTAAGCAAGGTCGCCTGGTATTTAGAAAATTTTGATGCCAAGCGCGAAATCTAATCTAAACTAACTATGAACGATATAGTTAGGCGCGCAATTACAGCATTTTTTTTCTTAATTGTTATGCTGTCGGGGCTTTTTTATAGCCAAACCAGTCTAATTTTGTTAATGATGGTGGTTAATTTTTTAGCCATTTGGGAATACCAAAGTTTAGTTGACCAATACCCGTACAACAAACACAAACTTCCCTTAGAAGAAAAGATAATTTTATCGCTGTTAAGCAGTATAATATATATTGTTTTAACTGGCACGGCATTATCTATGATTGACTGGCATCATATCGCCTGGATTTTGCCAATTATATTTGGACTTTTTGTTAAAGAACTATACGCGCAGGCCATTAGTCCGTTTGTTAAATTATCGTTAAACCTTACCGGAATTATCTATATTACGCTGCCTTGTGCACTGGTAAATGTTATTGCCTATTTTGACGGCCATTTTGAACCAACACGTATTTTAGGAATTATGTTGTTAGTTTGGTCAAATGATACCGCCGCTTATTTAAGTGGGCGTGCTTTTGGACGGCATAAATTGTTTGAGCGGATTTCGCCTAAAAAAACTTGGGAGGGTACCATTGGTGGCGGCTTGTTTACCTTATTTGTCGGATGGCTGTTAAGCATTTTGTTTCCGGTTTTTTCACTTACAACCTGGTTAGGCATAGCTGCCTTAGCTGTTCTTTGTGGCACTTGGGGCGACCTCATTGAATCCTTGCTTAAACGAAGTTTAGGGGTTAAAGATTCGGGTAGTTTATTGCCCGGACATGGCGGTGTGCTTGACCGTTTTGATGCACTTTTATTTGTCTTGCCCTTTGTTTTTGCGTTTTTATATTTGTGGGGCGTTTAGTTACGCAAAAAAATGGCTATCTTTGCGGCTCAAATTAATTAGTTAATTAGTACTTTAAAACCTTTGTTGCCTGCGCTGTAGGGGTTTGCCTGGTTTACAAATTAACTAATTTTTTTTATTTTATTGTATTGTATAATTATGCGTATTAAAATTGCTCGGATACACAAGGAGGGATATAAAATCATAGCGGTTTCGGCTCTGTTATTGGCTGTCCTTAACATCCTTTTATTTTATTTTTTAGGTGTCAATGGTTTAGGTTTTATAGTTTTTGCTGTATCTAGTGTGTTGTTGTTTTTGGGTGTTGTATCGTTTTTCAGGTATTACAATTTAATTATTGACTTTTTTGACGACGGCAAAATTTTAGCTCCCGCTGATGGTAAAATTGTAGTAATTGAAGAAGTAGATGAGCCAGAATATTTTAAAGACCGCCGGATACAAGTTTCTATTTTTATGTCGCCGGCTAATGTACATATAAATCGCACGCCTATCAGTGGTGTTGTCAAATACACACGCTACCATCCGGGCAATTATTTAGTAGCATGGCATCCTAAATCATCTATTTTAAATGAGCGATATACCA
The sequence above is drawn from the Sphingobacteriales bacterium genome and encodes:
- a CDS encoding phosphatidylserine decarboxylase family protein, yielding MRIKIARIHKEGYKIIAVSALLLAVLNILLFYFLGVNGLGFIVFAVSSVLLFLGVVSFFRYYNLIIDFFDDGKILAPADGKIVVIEEVDEPEYFKDRRIQVSIFMSPANVHINRTPISGVVKYTRYHPGNYLVAWHPKSSILNERYTSVIENGNSSILIRQIAGKLARKISNYLSVGMEVSQGDELGFIKFGSRVDIFLPINAKINVQLKQKVRSGKTVIAELHK
- a CDS encoding 2-oxo acid dehydrogenase subunit E2, which translates into the protein MAETPLVMPKMGESIMEATILKWLKKEGEMVAEEEAVLEIATDKVDSEVPCPVAGTIAKILYPEGAVVKVGEPIAYISSGSAGATTTENTSSRSGQSNNQVAAAQQPVVPAQQLPINSNNNEGAEQQANRFYSPLVRNIAKQENITIAELNNLSGTGKDNRVTKKDILSYIENRSTAPVQQQSATTTTTPAVSAKSTAPNLTPPKVDISGNVEIQEMDRMRRLIADHMVMSKHVAPHVTSFVEVDVTNLVNWRNAVKSKFEKREGEKITFTPVFIEACVKAIKDYPLINSSVDGYNIVVRKDINIGVAAALPTGNLIVPVIKAADRMNLLGLTKNLNDLANRARKNQLKPEEIQGGTFTLTNVGGFGSLMGTPIINQPQVAILATGSIRKKPAVLETEHGDVIAIRHMMMMSLSYDHRIVDGALGSSFLSKVAWYLENFDAKREI
- a CDS encoding phosphatidate cytidylyltransferase is translated as MNDIVRRAITAFFFLIVMLSGLFYSQTSLILLMMVVNFLAIWEYQSLVDQYPYNKHKLPLEEKIILSLLSSIIYIVLTGTALSMIDWHHIAWILPIIFGLFVKELYAQAISPFVKLSLNLTGIIYITLPCALVNVIAYFDGHFEPTRILGIMLLVWSNDTAAYLSGRAFGRHKLFERISPKKTWEGTIGGGLFTLFVGWLLSILFPVFSLTTWLGIAALAVLCGTWGDLIESLLKRSLGVKDSGSLLPGHGGVLDRFDALLFVLPFVFAFLYLWGV